In a single window of the Zonotrichia leucophrys gambelii isolate GWCS_2022_RI chromosome 2, RI_Zleu_2.0, whole genome shotgun sequence genome:
- the RPP38 gene encoding ribonuclease P protein subunit p38, with product MSVIQPGTATLRKAKKTTVKTCLDNPFVFQWKTIDGEDMHFILETLEERIKHIGLKKIESPRKKKRSFTKKQTERKCDAGTNDFPKEEAESHPQKPGWTDISIRRQLAIGVNEVTKALEKNELLLLLVCKSAKPAMLTSHLVELSASRATPAGQVPRLSETLAPLLGLTSILALGFRKHSDTFTEAIAAIIPKIPALEVPWFQYRTEESMAYADTDSSGSLEPEELAEVLGDKLTSQKRKHTESSQPDLSHVILQPLKIKKLVPNPNKIKKPPRKKKKAFSA from the coding sequence ATGTCTGTAATTCAGCCAGGCACGGCAACACTTcggaaagcaaagaaaaccacTGTAAAAACCTGTCTAGATAACCCCTTTGTTTTCCAATGGAAAACCATCGATGGAGAAGATATGCATTTTATACTGGAGACCTTAGAAGAAAGGATTAAACATATTGGACTTAAAAAGATTGAGAgtccaagaaagaaaaaacgttccttcacaaaaaaacaaacGGAAAGAAAGTGCGATGCCGGCACCAATGATTTCCCTAAAGAGGAAGCAGAAAGCCACCCACAAAAACCAGGATGGACTGACATAAGTATCAGAAGACAGCTTGCTATTGGAGTTAACGAAGTTACAAAAGCATTGGAAAAAAACGAGCTTCTCCTCTTGCTGGTGTGCAAGTCTGCCAAGCCCGCGATGCTGACGTCGCACCTGGTGGAGCTGAGCGCCAGCCGCGCCACGCCGGCGGGGCAGGTGCCGCGCCTCAGCGAGACCCTCGCGCCCCTGCTCGGCCTGACCTCCATCCTGGCGCTCGGCTTCAGAAAGCACTCGGACACCTTCACCGAGGCTATAGCAGCCATAATCCCAAAGATACCGGCCTTGGAAGTGCCGTGGTTTCAGTACAGAACTGAAGAATCCATGGCTTATGCAGACACAGATTCCTCAGGAAGCCTGGAACCCGAAGAGCTTGCAGAGGTGCTGGGGGATAAGCTCACAAGTCAGAAGCGGAAGCATACGGAAAGCAGTCAGCCTGATCTTTCACATGTAATTTTGCAGCCTTTGAAAATCAAGAAActtgtcccaaatcccaatAAGATAAAGAAACCACCTcgcaaaaagaaaaaggctttttcaGCATAA